A single region of the Microlunatus panaciterrae genome encodes:
- a CDS encoding glycine hydroxymethyltransferase, producing the protein MSEHLAPRGSESVAPGAEYAATASSAYRAALSVIESVEPRIAAATRAELSDQRASLKLIASENYASPAVLLTMGTWLSDKYAEGTIGHRFYAGCQNVDTVETVAAEHARELFGAEYAYAQPHSGIDANLVAFWAILAHRIEQPALAEYGVKGINDLSEEDWETLRQRFGNQRALGMSLDAGGHLTHGFRPNISGKMFHQRSYGTDPETQLLDYDAVRRAAQEFKPLILIAGYSAYPRRINFAKMREIADEVGATLMVDMAHFAGLVAGKVFTGDEDPVPHAHVVTTTTHKSLRGPRGGLVLATKEYAGSVDRGCPMVLGGPLSHVMAAKAVALAEARRPEFQTYAQNVADNAKSLAEGFLTRGARLVTGGTDNHIVLLDVSGFGLTGRQAESALLDAGIVTNRNSVPNDPNGAWYTSGIRFGTPALTTRGFGAAEFDRIAELVVDVLKQTTPTATAAGAPGKAKYSLADGVADATKAASAELLDAHPLYPGLEL; encoded by the coding sequence GTGTCCGAACACCTTGCCCCTCGCGGCTCAGAGTCCGTCGCCCCCGGCGCCGAGTACGCAGCGACAGCCAGCAGCGCCTACCGTGCAGCACTGTCGGTGATCGAGTCGGTCGAGCCGCGGATCGCGGCGGCGACCCGGGCCGAGCTGTCCGACCAGCGCGCGTCGCTGAAGCTGATCGCCTCCGAGAACTACGCCTCCCCCGCGGTGCTGCTGACGATGGGGACCTGGCTGAGCGACAAGTACGCCGAGGGCACCATCGGTCACCGCTTCTACGCCGGCTGCCAGAACGTCGACACGGTCGAGACGGTCGCCGCCGAGCATGCCCGCGAACTGTTCGGTGCCGAGTATGCCTATGCGCAGCCGCACTCCGGTATCGACGCCAACCTGGTCGCCTTCTGGGCCATCCTGGCCCACCGGATCGAGCAGCCGGCCCTGGCCGAGTACGGCGTCAAGGGCATCAACGACCTGTCCGAGGAGGACTGGGAGACGCTCCGGCAACGGTTCGGCAACCAGCGTGCGCTGGGCATGTCCCTCGACGCCGGCGGTCACCTCACCCACGGGTTCCGTCCGAACATCTCCGGCAAGATGTTCCACCAGCGTTCCTACGGCACGGATCCGGAGACTCAGCTGCTGGACTACGACGCGGTCCGTCGGGCGGCCCAGGAGTTCAAGCCGCTGATCCTCATTGCCGGTTACTCCGCCTATCCGCGCCGGATCAACTTCGCCAAGATGCGTGAGATCGCCGACGAGGTCGGCGCCACGCTGATGGTCGACATGGCCCATTTCGCCGGTCTGGTGGCCGGCAAGGTGTTCACCGGCGACGAGGACCCGGTCCCGCACGCCCATGTCGTGACGACCACCACCCACAAGTCGCTCCGCGGGCCCCGGGGTGGGCTGGTGCTGGCCACCAAGGAATATGCGGGCTCGGTCGACCGCGGCTGCCCGATGGTGCTGGGCGGCCCGCTGTCGCATGTGATGGCGGCCAAGGCGGTTGCGCTGGCCGAGGCCCGCCGACCGGAGTTCCAGACCTACGCACAGAACGTCGCCGACAACGCCAAGTCGCTGGCCGAGGGCTTCCTGACGCGGGGGGCCCGACTGGTCACCGGCGGCACCGACAACCACATCGTGCTGCTGGATGTCTCCGGCTTCGGCCTCACCGGCCGGCAGGCCGAGTCGGCCCTGCTGGATGCCGGCATCGTGACGAACCGGAACTCGGTCCCGAACGACCCCAATGGGGCCTGGTACACCTCCGGCATCCGCTTCGGCACCCCGGCGCTCACCACCCGCGGCTTCGGCGCGGCCGAGTTCGACCGCATCGCCGAGCTGGTGGTCGACGTCTTGAAGCAGACCACGCCGACGGCCACCGCCGCTGGGGCGCCGGGCAAGGCCAAGTACTCCCTGGCCGACGGCGTCGCGGACGCGACCAAGGCCGCCTCGGCCGAGCTGCTCGATGCACACCCGCTCTACCCCGGTCTGGAGCTCTAG